GGGCGTTATAGCTGATGACATAGGAAGAACTACGATTGCTAACCTGTATGCTGTTGGCGAAGTTGCTTGTACGGGCGTTCATGGGGCAAATCGTTTAGCTAGCAATTCATTACTGGAAGGCATCACATTCGGCCAAAAGATGGCTCAATATATTATACAAACTGGTTGCAACCAAACGAATTTCACGCTTGCTGATGCAAAATATCATCAGTCGATGCCCCCATTATTACCGAAAGAGCAATTACAACAAACAATGATGCATACATTAGGCATCGTTCGAAACCCTATCGCTATGCAACATTTTGCAGAGCAATTGCCTGCATTACAAGATTTACTTCAAGTGAATGTGATGAATTTCAATGCACAGCATCTTGAACTCTACATGATGCATATTGTTGCTTCGCTGATGGTGCATGCAGCTCTTACACGAACAGAAACTCGTGGCGCTCATATTCGCAACGATACGCCTAACAGTGATACAGACTGGGCACGGCGCTGGATTATTTTTCAACAAGGACAAATGAAAGTGAGGAATTCATTGTATGAATATCATCAAGCTCGAGGAAATGCTCAAGCAATTTTTTAATGAGGACATAGGAGATGGGGATTTATCAAGCGAACTTATCTTTTCAGTTGAGCAAACAGGTTCCTTTTCCTTTTATGCAAAAGATAGTGGTATTTTTTGTGGAACACCTATTATCGAACATGGTTTTCGGTTACTCGATCCTTCCATGCAGATCACAATGCATAAAAATGATGGTGATGCCGTGAACTATGGTGATATTCTTGCAGTTATTAAAGGACCACTACAGAAATTATTAATAGGAGAACGGGTGATTTTAAATCTTATTCAGCGCATGTCTGCTATCGCCACGGCAGCCAATAGAGCAGTTCAGGAAACTGCAGGAACTACTGCAAAAATTTGCGATACGCGTAAAACGATTCCAGGCTTAAGAATGCTTGATAAATATGCTGTACGTATAGGTGGTGCTTATAATCATCGAAGTGGCTTATACGATGCGATTATGCTCAAGGATAATCATATTGCTTTTGCTGGTAGTATTACAGAAGCTGTACAAACCGCTCGTAAAAAAATTGGGCATACGGTAAAAATCGAGGTAGAGATTGAAACGAAAACTCAATTAGATGAGGCCATTGCAGCAGGTGCAGATATTATTATGTTCGATAATTGTACGCCTGAAGAAATAGCAGCTTGGATTCAATCCGTTCCATCACATATTGCTACTGAAGCTTCTGGTGGTATTACAATAGAAAATTTACATGCTTATGCAAAGTCAGGTATTCAATGGATTTCACTAGGTGCACTAACTCATTCAGTAAAAGCCTTTGATATAAGTGCA
This DNA window, taken from Lysinibacillus sp. FSL M8-0337, encodes the following:
- the nadC gene encoding carboxylating nicotinate-nucleotide diphosphorylase, which gives rise to MNIIKLEEMLKQFFNEDIGDGDLSSELIFSVEQTGSFSFYAKDSGIFCGTPIIEHGFRLLDPSMQITMHKNDGDAVNYGDILAVIKGPLQKLLIGERVILNLIQRMSAIATAANRAVQETAGTTAKICDTRKTIPGLRMLDKYAVRIGGAYNHRSGLYDAIMLKDNHIAFAGSITEAVQTARKKIGHTVKIEVEIETKTQLDEAIAAGADIIMFDNCTPEEIAAWIQSVPSHIATEASGGITIENLHAYAKSGIQWISLGALTHSVKAFDISALVQMKGEHTLVHH